The segment GTTGGCTATGTTCTTCCTCACTTCAGGAGTAgactagtatatcatcaatgaaaacgatcacgaacttgtctaagtaaggtcgacacaccctattcatcaggtccataaacaccACGGGTGCATTTGTTAAGCCGAagagcatcactacaaactcgtagtgaccatagtaCGTTCTGAAGGCTGTCTTAGGAATATCCTCCTcttgaactcgtagttgatggtaccctgatctaagatcaatctttgagaagaaacttgctccttgtagctggtcgaagaggtcattgATTCGAGGCAAATGGTACcggtttttgatggtgagtttgtttaattcgcggtagtcaatgcacatacgaaacgatccgtccttcttcttaacgaaaaaaaactggtgctccccaaggcgagaagcatGGTCTAATGAAGCCTTTGCATAGTAGTTCATTtagttgactggacagttcctgcatctcgacTGGGGCTAGACGGTATGGCGATTTGGCTACAGGAGTAGCTCTAGAAATTAGGTCGATTCAGAATTCGACTTGTCTAGCAGGGGGCACTCCTGGAAGGTCATTCAAGAATATGCCAGGGAATTTACAGACCTTCGGAATGCCCTTTATGTTTTTAGTTTCTTGATTCTTGTCTACGACGTTGGCTAGGAAGGCGTGGTACTCCTTGCGGAGGTACTTTTGGGCCTTGACACACGAAATGATCTAAAAGTttgaactgggtttgtcgccatagacgacAAGAGTTTCACcacttggcagattaaggcgaacggccttttcGTGACATAGGATTTCAGCATGGTGAGGGCACAGCCAATcaatgccaatgatgacatcaaaactttttaTAGTGACCGACATAAGGTGGATTTGGAAAGAGTGATTGTTTAAGGTGAGGGTACACCTGGTATAAATGTCATTAGTGTTCTCTGTtttaccgttagccatttctacggtgaatATGTATTTTAGTGtttgtggtttttgtttaagcaagcATTTAAATTGATGGCTCACGAAGCTTTTCTCCGCGCCactatcgaaaagaatgcatgcatatgtattgttgaggagaaacgtaccggtgaccACAGTTTGGTCTGTAACTGCTTCCTTATGACCTATCGCCAGAACCCTGCCCACTCCACCAGGGTTGGGGTTTCTTGCCTTCGGGCAATTCCGCTTGAAGTGTCGTGcctctccacaaccatagcaggtttGACTTGCTCCTGCATTGGCAGCTTGTGCATTTTATTGGACTGGAGCTTTACAAAATCGAGCGGTGTGCCCCTTTTTGTTATAGTTGGTGCAATGCATTTCACGGCAAGCGCCAttgtggtgaaagttgcatttgttgcactttggcaggtTCCCAGCATATTGCCTTATCGGAGTTGGGTTGGCAGTACTTGTGGCGGCGTTTACAGCaaccacttgttgtttcttggcagGGTCTTCAGTAGTTTGACCCTTCttcttgttccagaacttcctttTGTTGTTTCCCCCTTTAGCTTGTTCGGAGGTGGTTGTCACAGTGCCATGACTGGCtttatggtcgatgagttgttgtgccagttctttggcactatcaaaggtagtTGGCTTTGAGGCCAATACGTTTCCTTGAAGTTGGGAagatagtccccaaatgtatcttttgACCTTCTTGCTTTCTGACGGAACCATTCCTGGACACAGTATGGCTAGATCACTAAACCTTAAGCTATAAGACAGGATGTCGAAGCCTGTCATTTTGAGACCCCAAAGTTCCTCTTCCAACTTTTttatctcgccccttgggcagtactccttCATCAACATGGTTTTCAGGTCTTCCCATGTTATCGAGTTAGCCACCGGAAGTGTCAATGTCTtgatgtggccattccaccaggtgagtgcCCTTTCAGAGAATGTGcatgctgcaaacttgaccttgtttgcTTCAGGGCatgcacatatttcaaagacagattttgttttctcgaaccattgcagcaATGCTATGACACCTCCACTCCTATTGAAGGTTTTAGGTTTGGCATTTGTAAAGTCTTTGTAGGTACACTCTCTCGAGCGTCCCTGACTGTCCCCGTTGTTAGAATTTGTGGGACCATTACTCACACCACCCATATTATTAGTGCTGATTTGGGACATTGTGGCTGCTACTGCGGCTGTTACGGCAGCCTGGAACATTACCGGGTCGCACtgagggggtggtggaggtggtggtggcggtggtgcagCTCCTACGGCGCCGCCACATCTAGGATTTCTATGAGGTGGCATTTTCTTCCATAACAAGAATGAAAAGACAATAAGTCTTTGATAGCACTCAAAAAGTCGAGAGTTAAACTAAAAATTATTAGTTCTTTATGTGCATAATGATTTCGACTTGTAAAATTATTGTATGAATCCATTCATACTAGAGGTCTATAGATAATAAAATATAGACTTTATGAATGCTGATGGATTTGATTTACATGAAATGTTTGAGATAGAATCCATACCGGGCCCATCCATCAATCGTCTgatgtataatatttatatatgattaAGACTTAATAAACTTTCGAATCTAATAGGTCTGctctaggcccacaaccaaacaaggaacaggatccAAGGCGGAACCACCATTTCTAGGTCGACAtggtcttaattatatataactttgatTTATGCATCAAGCAATCATGAATTTGGCCACCAGTAAATTTAGTTTGAAAACAATCTTGTCGAGAACTTGATGTAATAAAGCAAATAGCGTGTCAATTAATTGATATAACTTAGTATACAATACTGGGAAAATTTGACCCTATAAGGGTCTATGTTACATCAATGTACGGAAAAATTTTGACCGCCCAACAGATCCCATAAGTGTAAACACTTAAATCGCGGGATCGGACATAACATACTAGAAAATAATAGTAATATTTATCCGCAAAACTAGATTAAGCTGAAGCGAGTAGCGCAAGTACTACTTGCGGTGGTTGAAGCTCTGTTTATCACAAAATGAAGACACGAAGTTCCTCATTTCGGCTCTGGATTCAGTCACGTGGCGTTCTGCGTCTGTCAGACGTCCTTCTAGAGTAGCTCGGTGCTCTTGGATTTCTTGTACTTCAGCTCGGGTCGCGGCCATCTCCCGTCAAAGAAGCTCGTTGCGGTCTCTAGTTCGATCGTGGTCATCATCCAACTAGAGAATACGAACGGAGTTGACTTGGCTGGTGGCACCAACTTCCATGAGATATTGGGTGTGTACCCTAGTTTGCTCCTCATGGCATGCAACACGGTAAACCATGATAGGAAGGGCTCTGTCCGCTAACCCTCCTTGGTTGAGGTCATAAAAACCTCGTTCCATACCATAGGGAGGTCATTGACCTTGCTCTCTGCTCCATCGATGTACAGTTTCGGCCCATTGGGGTGTCATGTCTTGGAAGTGTTGCGGAGGGATAGGAAACTTAGGGTttgtggtggagatctggataccaacttaGATCATCAGAAAACTTtttgaactgatatttctaccttaTGCCTGGGTtgcaagaaattcagcctaggataatccaagtggacacttacAATACCAGGCACATAAATCATAAGCCAAATTGCTAGAAAGATTctgtgaaagtttgaagaaaacgagagctAAATTTCGTGTATCTCTTCTGAGAAGAAAGAACCGTTTATATAAtaaacgagattagggttttattagggttGGGCCGTCATGAGTAGCTTTGGAATAAAGTCAGGGTAATTCAGATCctaatgaggatttagggttaccaaaactaacgagtttcgttagttttaccataatcaccctcaagaatcCTAATTTCCCATTATGTTCCCATATGTAAAATTTGGAGAGATTTTGGGGCGTTGCCCCAAACCCGCAGGGGCGCTGCCCCTCGACCACGTCCACTGACCTGGCAGCGAGAACCCGTGGGggatctgccccttggaccctgctATAGGTGTtgcccctagaccccgccaaaggggcGCTGCCCCATTTGAAACTCCGGACCCAGGGGCGTTGTCCCCGGACCCCCGACTTGTCGTCGAACCGGCTTCTAATTCGATTTTATACATGTGTGCACTCCACACAAACCCGGATATATTAGAatacaaattatgaagccccttagctcacatgttaattctagttacataaaatgacatggtgacaataaaatcaccaacaatatatatatatatatatatatatatatatatatatatatatatatatatatatatatatatatatatatatatatatatatatatagggttaggttcatgtgagacggcctaattttgtgagaccgtgagacgcatttttttattttttttatttttttaatttttttagttaattcaagttccgaaaataatatttaaaaaaagaattttttgatttttccatttattttgcattttaaaattatttttagaatatgtacagtgtaatattctatttagaatatttcacatatttttcaaaaaaaatagaattttttttttattttattttattttttagttaattcaagttccgaaaataatatttaaaaaaaaaaaaattttagatttttccatttattttgcattttaaaattattttttagaatatgtcagtgtaatattctatttagaatatttcacgtatttttcaaaaaaaaaaacgggattttttttattttttttattttatttttattttttttagttaattcaagttccgaaaataatatttaaaaaaagaatttttggatttttccatttattttgcattttaaaattatttttagatttggtctcacgttcttacaaaattagaatggtctcaaatgaacttgaacatatatatatatatatatatatatatatatatatatatatatatatatatatatatatatatatatatatatatatatagacgaaGATGAATAGATAAATAGAACTCCCACCGATGTCTCATGACTCAATCCGTAAGGGCCATAATTGATCCCCTACTATTCTGGTAAAACTGCCCATTGAATATCTTTGGAAGAATTATTTTTTCTGGTCATCCCTCGTCTAATTCTAGGGTTTATCATATATGTAACTGTTGATTTATTCAAATGATTTTATGGTTTATCATGtatgtaatgttttatttattcttttatttttggtttaTGTTGATTGCAGGATGCACTCACTGTATGCTTCTTGTCACTGCACTCTCATTCTTTCTCAATCTTCAATTCCATTGGTAGTGAGATTAACATGCTTCTTGTCACTGCACTCTCATTCTTTCTCAATCTTCAATTCCATTGGTAGTGAGATTAACAGGGAGAATTTGTATTTCTTTTTGGTATTGATGAATTTGTATATTTTTTATACGATTGAAACTCAACCACTTTGATTATCTACAACTTCCATCAACTTGCTCTAAAGGTAATCAAATCCCTTTTTTAGTTTCCATCATTTTTTTTGAATGGCATGTTCTTTCTCTTGATTGTCAAAATTCCATCTAAACATTAATTTTCAGTCGTATAAACATGAAGTCTCATTAAGAGGGGTAACACAATTGCATATGCGATTCTTAGTGCATTACTTTATTAGTTGAACTTGTGCATTTTAGCTAGCCTACATACATGTAATTTTCAACATACAGAACAATCTTTGATATTTTATGTTCTTTTATAGTTTTCATAGAGTAATGAACGTATGAAGTGAATCTCTTTCCAGCATTGTTTCTAAGCAGATATTTGTGATTAACCATTTTAAGAGAATTTTATTGATGAAAGACTATGTTGGGATTGTTGAAGGTAAGTTGCCATGTGGAGTGTTGATTTAGAGGATTAAGCATTTGCATTGTCTATCTAGGCCAACATATTTATCGACTGCTCATAATGTATTTGAGGATTGAATCATTGTAAATTACAATGGGACATTTTGGGCAATCTACTTACAATGGGACATTTTGACCATCCCTGATTAGATTTCTATatgtgactatatatatatactaatcgtGTCATTGATAACCATTACGATTTTTAAATGTGGCGAAATATCCAAAATTTTAGCAGTGATAATTTTCCACACTATATAACGAAATCATCACATTTTTTTCAGAACTATGGCAAAGCTTTTTTTTAAAATGTGGACGTAGGTCAAAATTCTTATAGTGTAACCATAGTTTGTTCTTGGTTATCTATGAAGTGTATGAAAATGATTACCAATATTGTTTTTTGAGTAATTTAttagtgttatttatgtagttctTCTGTTTATTGAGTCATTAAAATGGTTTTAATGACCGTGCGGGAAAcataataaaatatgataaaatatgaATTGCATCCATTACTAAAGGATATTGAGTCATTAAAATGGTTGTACAAAAAAAATTAGTAACAAATTTCCAGTGAGATTCCTAGTTTTCATCAAACTTGTCAacaaaaaaccgaaaataacaaatatatatatatatatatatatatatatatatatatatatatatatatatatatatatatatatatatatatatatagagagagagagagagagagagacagttaggttcaaatgttttcattatctattgtgtgcatgtatgattgattctggaccaataattttaattattttaagaaagtaattaatgcatattaaatgttaaagacgtaattaatacctattatatcttcaacattaaatatgttttaattactttcttaaaataactaaaatgattggtcaagaatcaatcatacacaatgttttaaaaactggttttttagttgaaccggtatggtgaccggtttCCGGTTCGACCGCCGAGTGAACcggtttttatatttttcatgtttttttctattttcctacacatacatacatatataaattatgaatttgatgtttacaagtttaaacattaaaaatacacataaaaataagttgtaaatgaatcaaaatacattaaaataatacataatcataagttttagtgttttacatcaatccatatatgctaaaaagaaaataaaatataataccaaaacgaaatatagttttagatgaatacaaccacatcaaaaaacttaataaaatataacatatgtttttatttagagaaagctaaatatatttgaaaaaaaaataccaaagtttattatgtaaataattatttttcatgtgtttttattcggattaagcggttcaaccggtttattttgaccggttcaaccggttttttctaaaaaccggccggttcaatccgtTTCAGAAATCAATATAAAACCGGTGAAAGTTGAACCGCTCCCTCCCCCGGtttccggtccaaccggttcaaccggccggttcaaaccggtttttaaagcattgatcatacatgcacacaacaGATAgtcaaaacaaaataacctaaccctatatatatatatatatatatatatatatatatatatatatatatatatatatatatatatatatatatatatatatatatatatatatatatatatatatatatactttatgcCCGGTCATATTGAACTCATGAAGATCAAAACCATTTAAAAAGTCATTGAAAGCGTGAAGCCCCGGTACATGGAAGGAATTCCATTTTCAAGCTTCCTGAAATTGTACTTTGTTAAAATCTCCAAAAGAATAATACAAATGTCAACTAATGAACATGTTAGGGACTCCAAATCCAaccataaattatatttggtaGAATAGCTTTAAGGTGCGTAAACATTGACAAAATTCACGAGGTCATCATATCAGTCCAATTACCCTACAAGGAAGAGGAAAGTTTATGTGGGGTGGGTGTTTTGAGGTCTCTAAAATCTCATGGGTGATGGGTGGTTTGAATACCATTATCTCCCAAAAGAGGTATAATAAGACCAAGGTCCTTTCCCGAAGGCAAGAACCTCAATCCGGTCTGGCCACCTGTAATTCGAGAAATACGAGAAATAGGGAGTTCTCTAGAAGACAAGATAAACAACGACTTTTAGTTTATTGCATAAAAAAAGTAAACAATTCCTAAATAAAAGGAATCCTACACataattcaaaactaattaaataaaaggaaAGCTAAGAATAAGGAAACATTTAAATTATCCCAATCTTAAAGCCTATCTCTTCCTATACTAATAAACTCAACCATTTGGGTCATATCATTACTTCGTACATGGGCAAATCCTTCCAAAAAATCAAGACTTCGCGACCAGAGGCCCCTTCACGAACTCCTTCCACTTGATTAGGTTTCAACAAAACCTCCATATCTGCAGTTAAAGTAGTTGTTAACTCTGGAATGGCTTCACATGAATCTATCCTTATGCAAAATCCACCTCCCTTCGATTCTTATTGTCTTGTGCTTTCGTAAGGTGTTGAGCTTACAACAAATCACCTCGCAGTTCCATCAAAACTCGATCCCACTCTTGTAGATATTGATCAATAGTACTTACCGGCATCTGCTGACTTCGATAATGCAACAAGTGGGGTGAATCTCGACCATACAAAACCCGAAATGTTGTAGTGCGGATGGAAGTATGAAAAGTCATATTATACCAATATTCTGCCCATGACAACCAACAAACCCATTACTTTGGTGTATTAGAAACAAAACAACGAAGGTAAGTTTCTATGCAACAATTTACCACCTCCGACCATCTGTTTGCGGGTGATACGTTGTAATGTGTTTTAGCTGAGTTCCCTGAAAACGAAACATTTCCTGCCAAAACAAACTCAAAAAAACTTTGTCACGGTTAGACATGATAGATTTCAGAATTTCATGCAGTCGGACAACCTCCCAAAGGAAAACAGTAGCGACTGACAGAGCAGAATACAGATGTTTTAGCGGAACAAAATGGGCATACTAACTTAAATGGTCAACGATAACAAAAATAATTGTAAATCTTTTCAAATTAGGTAACCCAtcaatgaaatccatagttatctctGGCCAAACTGTATTTCGTAAATTCAGGGGTCGTAGTAATCCGCTAGGCGCCATAGTGGAGTACTTTTGACGTTAACACACATCACATTCGGCCACCATTTTCGACACATCACCCTTCATCCCCATCCAATAAACTTCACTTATCATTTGCTGGTATGTTTTTTGAAAACCtgaatgccccccccccccccccccccccccgaccaTCCCATGATGAAATTCATGAAATAATTTGGAATCCAACTTGACCTATGGTTAAGGAAAAACGACCGTTGTAAAATAGGTGGTTATTCTCGGTGGTGTAACCTTCCGGTACCGTCTGATCAGTGACAAGGCGTTGCTTAATAACCCCAAGTTCTTAGTCATTTTCGACCTCCTTCCACAACTGATCCCAATCAACTTGGCACGAGGAAGTTAGCACGTCTAACTAAATTGGCATACTAAGAAGCGAAAGCGCATTGACCCCACTGTTCTCCTTCCATGGTTGATAAACGATATCGAAATTATACCTTAAAATTTTTTATAACCATTTTTGATGGTTTTCAGCGACTGTGTGCTGTTCGAGTaactacttcaaactgttttgaTCCGTTCGAACCAAGAACTTTTATCCAAGTAGGTAAGGTCGCCATTTTTAGTAGGTAAGGTCGCCATTTTTGAATAGCGAAAACGATAGCCATTAATTCCCGCTCATACACTGATTATATCCGTGCTCGATTACCCAAAGTATGGCTATAAAAAGAAAAGATATTGGTCGGTCATCTTGCATCAAAACCGCCCCAAGTCCATAACCAGACGTGTCTGTTTCAATCACAAAACTTTTAGTGAAATCGGGAAAGGCTAGAACAGGTACCTGCATCATTGCTTGTTGTAGTTGTTTAAATGCCCTCGTAGCATCCTCCGTCCAACGAAAATTGTCTTTCGTTGATTGTTCCATCAACGGCCAAGCTATATTGTAGTAGCCGATTAACCAGAGAAATCCGTGCGTGCAACTCTTGTATGGTAGAAGGGAGCGGCCATGTCAACATAGCTTCGATTTTAGCAGGGTCTGCCGCCACTCCATCCACCGAAACTATGTGTCCCAAATACTCTATATTTTGGTGTGCGATTGAGCATTTCTTTCGATTGGCATATAGTTGATTTTTTTTGGAGTACCTCCAAAACAAACAATAAATGTTCGATGTGTTCTGCTTTAGTCTTACTATACATGAGAATATTATCAAAAAAAACTAACACAAAACGTCTTAAGAAGGGGTGAAAAACTTTATTCATCTTAGATTGAAACGTAGCGGGTGCATTGGTTAACCCGAATGGCATAACCAAGAACTTATAATGTCCTTCGTGAGTACAGAAATATGTTTTGGGAATGACCTGTGGCTTCATGCGAATTTGATGATAAACAGACTTAAGATCTAGTTTGGAAAAAATAGTCGCCCCATAAAGTTCGTCTAGTAACTCGTCGATCACCGAAATGGGAAATTTGTCAAGCACGGTTGCCTTATTGAGTGCTCGATAGTTAACACAAAACCTCCAACCTCCATCTTTCTGTTTAACCAAAAGACACTGGCTCAAAAATGGACTCTTACTAGGCTGGCTTATGCCAGCCCCGATCATTTCGCCGACTAACTTCTCAATTTCATCTTTTTGTGCGTGAAGGTAACGATAAGGCCGTACACTAATCGGAGTGGCGCCATCGCAGAGAGTGATCATGTGTTCATGGATGCGATGTGGAGGCAAACCATTTGGAATGTGAAAACATCATCAAACTTCTGAATAATCGTTTGAACTTCTGGCTTAAGTGGCGAATTTGGGGGTATTTTTTCTGTTGAGCTCATATGAATTAGGAACCCCATGCAttgggttgacatattttgaccaTCGACTTACATGACACTAATGTTTTCGTCAAACTCAGATCCCCTTCAACTTAGGTAATCCAtcaatgaaatccatagttatctctGGCCAAACTGTATTTGGTAAATTCAGGGGTCGTAGTAATCCGCTAGGCGCCATAGTGGAGTACTTTTGACGTTAACACACATCACATTCGGCCACCATTTTCAACACATCATCCTTCATCCCCATCCAATAAACTTCACTTATCATTTGCTGGTATGTTTTTTGAAAACCTGAATGCCCCCCGACCATCCCATGATGAAATTCTTGAAACAATTTGGAATCCAACTTGACCTATGGTTAAGGAAAAAACGACCGTTGTAAAATAGGTGGTTATTCTCGGCGGTGTAACCTTCCGGTACCGTCTGATCGGTGACGAGGCGTTGCTTGATCACCCCAAGTTCTTAGTCATTTTCGACCTCCTTCCACAACTAATCCCAATCAACTTGGCACGAGGAAGTTAGCACGTCTAACTGAATTAGCATATTGAGACGTGAAAGCGCATTGACCCCACTATTCTCCTTCCATGGTTGATAAACGATATCGAAATTATACCTTAaaattttttataatcatttttgatGGTTTTCAGCGACTGTGCGTTGTTCGAGTaactacttcaaactgttttgaTCCGTTCGAACCAAGAACTTTTATCCAAGTAGGTAAGGTCGCCATTTTTAGTAGGTAAGGTTGCCATTTTTGAATAGCGAAAACGATAGCCATTAATTCCCGCTCATACACTGATTATATCCATGCTCGATTACCCAAAGTATGGCTATAAAAAGAAAAGATATTGGTCGGTCATCTTGCATCAAAACCGCCCCAAGTCCATAACCAGACGCATCTGTTTCAATCACAAAACTTTTAGTGAAATCGAGAAAGGCTAGAACAGGTACCTGCATCATTGCTTGTTGTAGTTGTTTAAACGCCCTAGTAGCATCCTCCGTCCAACGAATATTGTCTTTCGTTGATTGTTCCATCAACGGCCAAGCTATATTGTTGTACCCCTTAACAAACTTTTGGTAGTAGCCGATTAACCAGAGATATTTTGACCATCGATTTACATGACACTAATGTTTTCGTCAAACTCAGATCCCCTTCAATCCTGATCTGGTGGTTCCCATCCCAAAACTTCATCCATAAATCTCGCCAATTCACCGTCCTGTCGCCTGAAGTCTGAAGCCACATGATGCCTAAGATGACATCTGATGTCTGATGTCTGAACCACCTAAATTTAGTGGGTAGAAATTTTCAACTAGATGGCTTAAAATGACTCCCTTGCATGTTCTTTGGCTCTTTCCCCACATTCCATTACCGAGACGCACCGTTACCGAATCGGCCCCCGAGACATTCATTTCATATTTTTCGACCACTtgctgtaacatacacgttttgaaatcgtgtattgtaaattataaaagggaataatattatgaaatattatgtgaaattgagttttgagttctaacagatagtttttactagaaatgaagtaaaagtatgtttagaatcactcagaaaatatttGAAGTCTtattatgagattccaattaaaagccaaatagtgaaatttagcaaaaatataaaatttgaaataagtaaaattttattattgaaagttgtaaataatctcgttagaaacatttaggcgaaaacctcatcgaaatccgagttatactgaaaaagttatgaccaatcgaagatccgcgacaaaaccggcacggcgcgtcgaatgacgtaaaaagtgattttttgataaactactttttagtcttagcaatctaaatgaaattcataatattcgttaaaccaagaagttcgataaaaagaacgccaaaatctgacttcgtatggggaaattatgatttttctaagtttcagcttaacagtagacagctaaaaactcgaattttagatcgagtgatttttagccgacacaacctaaacgagaattgaagatctcgtcaatagtagtacaatggtaaaaagacagacaaaaa is part of the Lactuca sativa cultivar Salinas chromosome 7, Lsat_Salinas_v11, whole genome shotgun sequence genome and harbors:
- the LOC111883818 gene encoding uncharacterized protein LOC111883818 translates to MPPHRNPRCGGAVGAAPPPPPPPPPPQCDPVMFQAAVTAAVAATMSQISTNNMGGVSNGPTNSNNGDSQGRSRECTYKDFTNAKPKTFNRSGGVIALLQWFEKTKSVFEICACPEANKVKFAACTFSERALTWWNGHIKTLTLPVANSITWEDLKTMLMKEYCPRGEIKKLEEELWGLKMTGFDILSYSLRFSDLAILCPGMVPHGTVTTTSEQAKGGNNKRKFWNKKKGQTTEDPAKKQQVVAVNAATSTANPTPIRQYAGNLPKCNKCNFHHNGACREMHCTNYNKKGHTARFCKAPVQ